A region of the Spirochaetota bacterium genome:
CCCGCATGTACGGTCATTCGGGCCGTAAAATATCCCGCTGTGCGGCTCGTTAGCGCTGTGAACGGAAGAGCAACGGTGTCCCCGCGATTCGCCGTGAACGCACGGGTTGAGCGGGATATCTCATTTCCGTCAAGATCGACGCATGCCGATTGAAGCGAGAACGAAGACGATGCTTCTGTCGCATTATGGATGCGTGCTTCGATCTCCACCGTTTCCGGCCCTGCCAGGAAGACATTGCCCGGTTCCTTCGTGCGCATGATCATATTCGCCGATACCGCTTCGCATGATCGATAGACCGTGTCCGCGCTTGTCGCAGCGCCTGCCGCATTGTTGGCGGTGCAGGAAAGTGCGTCGAGCATCATGGTGCCCGATCCTTCCTTCTGGAATACGATATAGAGCGAGTGTTTCTCCTTCTGCGCCGGTACCTCGAAGCTGTATCGTTTCCACTGCGGCGAGAGTTGTACCGTCTCGCGTTTCATGATGAAGTATGAGGTGTGCCATACATCGACGATGACCGAGAGCGGGACATCGCTTTTCGCATCGAACGATACGGTATAGGTCGTGCCGGGGCGTATGACATCGTAGTAGTTCGGGCTTCGTGTCGAGACGGCGCGGGCGGGCAGAGCGAGGCAGTATTTGCCGCTTGTGCCGCCTTCCGATGATGCGCTGTCCTTCCAGTCATCGGTGCCTGTTTCGAATGAGGTGTCGCCGGAAAGGAGATTGCCCGTCTGCGGTGCTTCGTTCTTCGGTGCCGATGCTGTCTTCGTTTCCGTCACGAGCTGCTCTATTTTCGCCGTTTCCGTGCCGGGGACCATGCTGAGCGAAAGCGCATCGATCCATGCCGTGCCGATGCCGATCTCACGATGACGGATATAGATGCCGAGTTTTTTCGTAGTGGGTTTTATTGCGGACGATGGTATACGCACTTTGAATTCCTTCCAGTCATGCGAACCGCCGGTCTTCACGATATTCCCGTCATTGTTCGGGCCGAACCACAGCCAGCCCTGCGGCTCGACTTTCCCCGCATCTTTTTCCGTGCCGTACTGCAGTACCTGCACACGGACGGCGTCTCTCGGGACGTTCTCGCAGGCGATGGCAATGGTGAATTCATAGTCCGCTATTGCAGCAAGCACGATGCCGCCGCCGGATATCCAGCGTTCACCGTCTATACCGGGCATGGAGAGGCGATATGACGACGTGCCGGAAAAATTTTTCTTCGTATCGATCCCTCCCGGTTCGGGTTTTCCCGCCCATTGCTCCCAGCTCCAGCCCTGCGCGCCTTCTTCGAAGCCGCTGTTCTTGATGAGCTCAGGCTCCGCGAAAAGCAGTATCGGTACGAGGAGCGCGCACACAGCGATCGATGAACGATACATATCAGCCTCCATGGTCGTTGATTGCGGAGTATCGTGTGACGGAATGCATGTCGGTGTACGTTACGGGAAGGAGCATGCGCGATGAGGGATCGTTCCCTGAGAATATCGCCGCGACCGTACCGGCCGCTTCCGTACCGGCCAGCGCGGGGTCGAACCATATCCGTGAAAGCCCGATCGGTGCGGTACGGTAGAACGGCGTATTGTCATAGCCGAGGAAGGATATATCGTTCGGAATGCGTATGCCGCGTTCATTGAAGAATCGATAGGCGAGGTACGCGCTATAGCTGTTCGTGACGAATATTCCGGTCGGTTGCGCGCTGCTGAAATATTTCGTAAGCGCCCCGAGCACATTGCTATCGCTTACCGCCTGCTCGCGTACAAGGCGGGCATCGATGTGGTCCACACGGCATCGTTTGGCCATTGTGCCGAACGTGCGTTTGAAACTGGTGAACCGGTCGCGATGATTGGGTTCCGCATCCGATGATAACACTGCTACATGCGTATGTCCGTTTTCCGCGAAGATGCGTGCCGCCATCGCGCCGCCGCTCTCGTCGTCAGGGTCGATCGCATGGTTAGCGCCTGGTCCTGCGCAAACGGTGATGAGCGCGGCGTCACCGCGCGAGCGTTCAATGAATGCACGCGACGCATCGGAGACGGGCCCGCAGAGAAGTACCGCATCGACCTGACCTGCGTTCACGAACTGCGCGGTATCGCGGTCGATATCGGTGAGCACGGTCCGGTAGCCTTGGTTCATGATAGCCTGCATGAAGGAGAAATAGATGATGCTGAAGAAGGGGAAATCATGTGCGGCAGTGAGCGATTCGATGGAGCAGTTCACGGCGATGGTCCGGTGCTGGATGTTGTGGCGTTTTCGTGCGTTGATGCTCGCGAATGTGTCCTTGCGGTAGCCGTGTTTTTTTATGATGGAGAGTATACGGTCGCGTGTCTCGGGGGTGACGTTCTCCGGTGCATTGAGCGCACGTGATACGGTCATTGCACTCACCTTCGCCTGCCGGGCGATATCGCTTAAACTGATGCTACGCTTCGGCATGAAAATATGATGTTATAGCTAACATGCAGATAGTATAATCAGTCGCCGCGAATTTGTCAAATGCGGTGCTGGTATATCGGTATCGCTATGATGCGGCCGCGGTATCCGCTATGCGGAAGACGATATTTTTCGGGGGGCGGTTTTCGCCGGATATGCGTGCCATGAGGAGTTCTATCGCGAAGAGCATCTCGCCGCGGCTTGCTTTTTCGATATTGATATCGCCGATGGTGCTGTCGTAGTCATAATGATTGATAAGCACGGTTTTCGAGCCGGTACGGGCGATATATTCCCTGCAGGCCACCGCGGTTTCATCACCGGTGGTTACGATGATCTCTGCTTCGTGTATCTGCGCTGCCGATGCGCGGATAAGGTCCCGGGCTGCTTCACGGCCGGCATACTCGTATTCTGAAGCGCTGATGACAGCGCTCCCCCCGCAGAACACCCGCAGCCCTTCGATGAAACGGTTCGCTTTTGCATTCCTGTCTTTGCCGGCGATCACAAGAATACGCCGAAGCCGGCGATCGTGTGCCATGCGCATGATCTCGCGGTACACCGGTTCGGGGTCGGTCTGCACGCAGTCGATGCCCGGGTATTCATTGTACATGGCAACGATGGGGATATCGTCGCGGACGAAACGCCGTATGTTCTCGGGCTTCACCGGCGATACGATCACCGATCCGTGCGAGTATCCTTTGCTGATATAATCGATGACGGGGAAATTCGCCTCGGCAAAGAGATCGAGCCCCCGGAAATAGTGTACGGAAAAATTGATATCGCCGTGCGCTGTCTGATATGCCGTGAGCGCCTCGATATGCGGATTGAGCCAGGCGTGATTGCCGACGCTGTCGGAGACGAGGAGGGTTATCTGCAGATGCCGGCGTTTGGACATGCCTTTGATGCGGGAGCGGTATCGGTCGGCGAGATATGTGCCGCTCCCGGCTCGTGCGGTGAGAATGCCGTCCCGTACGAGGCGCTTGACCGCATAGTGAACAGTATTGATGCTCGTATCATATCGCTTCGCAAGTTCGCGGAACGACGGTACGCGCCCGTCATGTGTTTCCGCTTCCGCGACGATACGGGTGACGAGGATATCGGTGAGCTGGCGTGTGTACGAACGCCGTCCTTCCTTCGAGAGCTTCATCGTACACTGTCTATGAGCGATTGCGGTGCCGTATCGCTTTCTGCCCCAGTCCATGATACGATCGTATCCGCTTCATCGAGCAGTACTGATGACCGGTAGGGAAGGAGGACAAAGCTTACGCAGAGCAGTACTGCGGCAGTTGCGAGATGGTGCATGAGTTGTCCTTGTGCGTGTTTTCGGAGCGGAGGCTATTGTGCCTGGAAATATATCCAGACTTTAATGGTGACCGGGACATTCGCTTTTACGGTGATGTTCTGAGAAACGCCTTTGTTATGCCACACGCGCACACTGCGACTGCCGGTTTTCACCAGAGCGGCATCAGTGATGAGCGTCATGTCCATGCCGTCATTCGCCGGGTCGGGCATCCACCATGCGGTGAGTTTCCCGTTCTCCGCGAGCGTTTCAAAACCGGGATTGCCCATGCCGGTCGCGCCTTCGACAGTGACATCGTCATAGATCACATAGACCGGAAGATTTGATTTTTCACCCTCGGGTTTATGGTACGGTCCCTTAAGCTGCAGATTGACAATACCGTCAGCGAGCGGTATGAACGATATACCTGTCTGCACCCATTCACCTGTCTTCAGCGTCAGATCGGAGTAAAGATTGTATTTCCCGTTGACCTTGTCCCAGCCGTGTATGGCGGCACTACCGTCCCCGAGCGCTTTGATATCCTTGTATTCTACTTTCGTGTCCTTTCCGTACACATCGATGCGTGCCTTTGCCGGTACCTGCGCGAATGCGACCGCGGCGGCGGCCAATGCGATGATGAATGCTTTCATGTTCTTCTTCTCCTTTGGTATTTTTTGGGACGTGCCCTTATTTCTGGACAAGGTACAGAGGAGCCTCGGTAAGCAGAGTGTCCTGCGATAACGCGACAGGATTGCCCATCATGTCAAAGCCCGCCATGCCGTCAACACTGATGCCGGCATCGCTGATCTTCACCGGAATACGCGACCAAAGCGATTCGATGCGCTTGCCGTTCTTCATGAAACGGCATATGACCGCTTTCGTTGCGCCGATGCGCTTTTCATCGACGCCGTTCCCTTCTGCGCTCTCAAGCATGAGCACCGCAGCAGCATGCGCCGCAAAAGTGGGGAGCGCCTCCCCGGATGATTCGAACATGCTCGAACATTCATCGCGGTTGATGATGCGGCCGGATTGATGCGTGAACCCCGCATATTGATAATGCCGCTTGGTGCCGACAGCTTTGAGTGAAATAAGCGTACGTGCGAGCCCGGTGGCGGCATTGAACGGTGTTACCGCCGATCCGCTCGGCACGCGAAGCGAGCGCAGCCATGAAACGCCGTCAAAGAGCCAGGCGCCGCCTTCGGTATGCCATACCTCGAGCGGTTTGCCGCTCCTGCCGGTGAGCTTACGCATATCGCGTATACGCTCGACCATGCTCGGTGACGGTGATTCGTCAGGGGACGCATCTTCGTAGTAGAAGTGGAATGACGCTGCATCGATATCAGCGGTCATGCCGTATTCAAGCGCCGAGTAGAGGAAAGGCTTTGCCGGACTTGAGACGGCGCCGCCGACAAGGGTTATCTTCGCGCCGATCTCGTCAACGGCCTTCCTCGTGATCGCAGCGATGTTCGTATACACGAGCACTCTGTCTTCACCCGGTTTGACCTGCAGGAATCCGCCGTCCGGCTCATTCCATATCTCCCATTCACTGATATAGGGGCCGAACACTTTGAGGGCGTCTTTCACATACTGTTTCCACTGATCGGCGTCTTTCGGCCCGTAACTGTTCCACCAGCGGTCATAATTCGCTTTCGGCGTACCCGCCGGGGCGTCTGCATACTCCGGCGGTACCGTGTCGAAATTCGCGAATATCGTAAAGCCCATGGCATGGGCGCGTTTTATGCCATCAAGAACGTATCCGTCGCGCGCGATGGTCTGCCATTTTGTTGTAATGGGCGGGTGAAGTCTCAGCGTTCGCAGTCCCATGCGCTCGGCAAGGAAGAGATTATGCGGGGTGAGGCGGACATGTCCGCCGAAGAATCTTTCGCTCGATGCCTTGGGCGAGGGGAGCTTCGGAACTACAGAATAGATCATGTCGGCAAGCGGAACTTTGGTGATATCCTTGTCTGTAAAGGCTTCACATTTGAAGCAGCCGAACCTGTCTGTCGGGAGAGGGATCGAAACCGTGCCGAGGCCGTTCTTCACGGGAGCTTCAATGCGTACGCGTTTGACATTATTCTCCCATGCGTCGACAATGCGTACGAAGAGCGTCATGTCGCCGTCTGACAATGACTCGAT
Encoded here:
- a CDS encoding LacI family DNA-binding transcriptional regulator — its product is MPKRSISLSDIARQAKVSAMTVSRALNAPENVTPETRDRILSIIKKHGYRKDTFASINARKRHNIQHRTIAVNCSIESLTAAHDFPFFSIIYFSFMQAIMNQGYRTVLTDIDRDTAQFVNAGQVDAVLLCGPVSDASRAFIERSRGDAALITVCAGPGANHAIDPDDESGGAMAARIFAENGHTHVAVLSSDAEPNHRDRFTSFKRTFGTMAKRCRVDHIDARLVREQAVSDSNVLGALTKYFSSAQPTGIFVTNSYSAYLAYRFFNERGIRIPNDISFLGYDNTPFYRTAPIGLSRIWFDPALAGTEAAGTVAAIFSGNDPSSRMLLPVTYTDMHSVTRYSAINDHGG
- a CDS encoding GntR family transcriptional regulator gives rise to the protein MKLSKEGRRSYTRQLTDILVTRIVAEAETHDGRVPSFRELAKRYDTSINTVHYAVKRLVRDGILTARAGSGTYLADRYRSRIKGMSKRRHLQITLLVSDSVGNHAWLNPHIEALTAYQTAHGDINFSVHYFRGLDLFAEANFPVIDYISKGYSHGSVIVSPVKPENIRRFVRDDIPIVAMYNEYPGIDCVQTDPEPVYREIMRMAHDRRLRRILVIAGKDRNAKANRFIEGLRVFCGGSAVISASEYEYAGREAARDLIRASAAQIHEAEIIVTTGDETAVACREYIARTGSKTVLINHYDYDSTIGDINIEKASRGEMLFAIELLMARISGENRPPKNIVFRIADTAAAS